CGATGGAAAGTGGAAACTCGGACGCCTCCACGATTGCTTGGATGTTCTCCTTTTCGTCTGTCACCTGGCCGTCTGCGACAATTACCAGTATGTGGTACTGCGCAATTACCGGAAATAAAAGTCAGTCACTTGTGAAATGCGTCACATCATTACATTGGCAATAGTCACTAGGAAGAACTGGCGTTGTAATGATAGAAACCAACTTCAAAGTTGCACTCAtgcagatttaccgtttttcaacttttttatttaaatcttggAAAGAGAATTTTTTTGCGTtcatatctgcaaaccaattataaaaaaaaaattgttgacaaaagatcagatcgcgttcgaaaatcaatgttttattgcttataccgttactaacggtttaataaaaatgaataaagcatcaatatttgaacttaaatataaaaatctgcgatctaaattttcgacagcagtcttatataactggtttccatgaattttcgcaaaaatatggctcgttccaagacaaaaaataaaaataattgtcaaaacgtttaatctgtgagagagcagcttttacGTAGAACATTAATTATAACATGACGGCGACCATATTTGACTACAAGATTTGATTATATTTCGGTTTTTTATTTACGCAAGACAGACCAAATGTCTATAGTCTCGTTGTCTTTAGTTAATACGTTAAACTATTGTTAGCCATGTTCAGTCCTCAGCTTACTGACCTTTTTATTAGAATGAATATAGACAATCGTAACAAATCGGCAATCTCCGGCAAGCTACGGAAAATACTTCAAGATATACGAACATGTGATGAGGCCGCCGGCGATTAACTCATTTATCATTACGCTAAGTAGACCCACTCAATAACAATGtactgaaatgatttttttttgtttagtgtCCTAATTTCGGTTtgaagaaacatggaaaaatattacaattaaaagtaaacaactcAATACTCTTCGCAATGGATTCAATTTAAAATTCCATCGACGGTTTAAACACATACACCAAGTTTCAATATTGACGCCGCTATGATGGACTATTGTTAAAGACACATAATATTTCCGAGGTCATATCTATTGGATAATGGTCGAGGCTATGATCCACCTCTGTTGTCGGATAGTCGTATTCAGTCAAATCAGTAAGGCTTCATTAGGTAATTATTATCTATAAGGATATTCAAAGAAACCAAGAGGAGCCTGATACCTGTCGTTTGTCCTTGACGATATCCACAGCCTGCCGTATGAGGGGGGCAAAATTGGTCGGGCCTCCCAGCTTGATTGAGGGAGTCACTTCCGTGTATACGTCCAGGACTTCCATAAAACCGTCACACTCACCCTGCAGGAAGAACGCATTAATTAAATTGCATATCTTTCtgtaaaaaaattatttagaaataaagggcaaataattgtttgtttacatcggttgtgactcGTGGCGACTCATGTGAGAACCCcattaagtcacgtgattcctcaacCTGAATTAGTATCATTCCAGAATCTCctgattttagtttaaacttatttattttaaaacgataatatgaaacaagttattacaacattgtattaatcactctcgttggcacgattttacgcgagagtgaggtattgtgttgtggggaaaactggagtacccggaggaaacccacttgtccggcttggtgaacACAAACCAAagtcacatgcgcccaggccgggaatcgaacccgggctGCTTAAGGTGACCTAAATATCCTGATTTTGATACTGTTTCCCAAATGAATGCCATTTCTCCTTCTCCTGCTACTGCTTTTGTCAAATTGAGTTTGTGagtttgtttcttgtttcttgTACTGCATGACACTATATACTCTCATAGTTTTCTTTCTTCTATGATCTTCTACAACTTTGATAACTAATGGTGATGTTCCAACGCATTCAGAACACCTCGgacattttccatcaaaaacaacctcggatgcatTCGGAAGtcttcggccatttttcatcaaaaacaacctctgatgcattcggaactcctcggccatttttttttaatcaaaaacaacctcggatgcatTCGGAAGTCTTCGGcccttttttcttttaacaaaaacaacttcggatatatgccggtacatcagttgaagtagttcgtgaATTATTGAATTACATCATTAactaaatgtagtgtttaagcttgtacttgtagatctaagtttaaattgattgtcagtgaagtgtattattgcaaacatctacttgcagcgttgttaaagtgtaccgatttcgGACAATGTAAACCGCCCATAACCATCCGTGGTTGTtctcgataaaaatggccgaggagctccgaatgcctAGGATGTATATGAACGATTCACAATGTTAAAAACTAAACATTCAACTACGCtgtaagtagatcgcgtagtaagtTCAATTAAGCAATTAAACCTAATGAATTAACTCTTGTGaatcatcattatttatgtaACGAAAATCAATTTGGACTTTGTAATACACAATTAAAACACTGCAATATAAAATTTCACGggctacttcaactgatgtactgGTATACAGCCGGGtatgttttcgatggaaaatggtcgaggagttccgaatgacatCAACGGGTATAAACCCATTATAATTGGAACAGTTAAAACGCCTGCAATAGCTACTACAGTAAAAACTCGATATCTTAAAATCGTTGGGACCTCGTggaatacttcgagataacgaaaattCGATATATCCGAAATACCAAATATCTCCAACCGAACCCAACGCATTCGAAATCattttgacataccaagaccaTCGATATAAAAGAaatcgacatagcgagtttcgactgaaCTAATTTAATGGTTGTTGCTGCTTATCTGAACAAATGGTCTGTTGCTTCTACGAAACtgtaatttttgatttttttcttaaagttaaTTTTTCTTTCAGGTAATGACGATATTTATACTCACGTCCTTTTTGAGCGGAAATATTCCCTTGTCCTTAACAATCCTGTCTCCAAATCCGTACACCGGGATGATTCCGTCATCATCAAAAGGTTCCAGCGTCTCTCCAAGTATACAAATAACCTGTAACAAtccttaaaggggctgtactccgtatgaaaaaatagcgaaaaaaagagaaaattgtcgaaaaccgacataaacttggcatcgatgtgtacaatgcattgaaacttacttactgaagtaccacatagtttataatgtatttaagttttaatagcaggtatttcgtatttttccattaaaaaatattactgggtatgtctaccaggtagatttcattccttatgcgtgattggctagtcggtgttattaccgaggtaggtgtatagcttaattttGTCACCCAaatagagtaagccgtcgttgctcagtggatacgacgctggactgcaatgtGTACAcgggtttgaacccggtctccgacacattttgtttttacattttggtacttttttacaattatgatccCTAGAACTGTCATTTACAACCCCTAGAACAATCGGTAGGAAACCCCTAGAACTGTCATTTACAACCGCTAGAACAATCAGTAGTTATTAATAGAACTGTCATTAACAATCCCTAGAACTGTCATTTACAACCCCTAGAGCAATCGGTAGGAAACCCCTAGAACTGTCATTTACAACCGCTAGAACAATCAGTAGGAAACCCCTAGAACTGTCATTTACAATCCCTAGAACTGTCATTTACAACCGCTAGATCAATCAGTAGGAAACCCCTAGAATTGTCATTTGCAACCCCTAGAACAATCAGTATGAAACCCCTAGAACTGTCATTTACAATCCCTAGAGCTGTCATTTACAGTCGCTAGATCAATCAGTAGGAAACCCCTAGAACTGTCATTAACAATCCCTAGAACAATCAGTAGTTTCAGTTATCTTTAATACCGTGCACGATaatttcgagtaatcccacTAGATGATACATTGTAATTAGAAAGGCCGTGGTAATAATCTAAAAAATATTGCTATTTATCTACTTATcagtctgtatttatttatttgttaatgcatttatttgctcacttaTATATGCAATGCACTTATCGTCGTATAAGTCAGTTACGGTTACTCGTGTTTTTCTTCTTACAGACGTAATTTAAGAAACCGTTTCGCTAAGACAAAGACCAATTTCGCCTCGGACAAAATTGGTGTTCGTTCTAGCGAAACAGCTTCTTACGTCTGTAAAAGGACACTTTTGAGGAAAATctcgtactgtatctattacGTGTAATTAAACGTGATTTAAACAGAGTGTTTCTCCTACAAACTGACCTCCTGGTAAGGGTTGGTCCTGGACGGCTGGACGTCGTGGAGGGACAGGCCATCATACGTGTCCTTACCCTGCATACGGTTGCTCAGCGTGTAGTCGATACCTGGATGATAGTACACGTATGAGTACATGTAGTAGGGGTATCTGGCTAACCCTGATTTAAATGCAGAAAATGATGATAAGAATATTGAATACGATAATGAAGACGATATTGAATACGGCAAATACTTCGTAACTGAAACACTGCTgttactgctgctactgcttctactgCATTTACTGCTTGTGGTGTGTGGTGCTGGTGGTTTTTACTGCTGGTGGTGCAGgtggtgctgttgttgttttagttttgttgttattgttaatgatggtggtggtggtggtggttttgatgatgatgatgatgatgatgatgatgatgatgatgatgatgatgatgatgatgatgatgatgatgatgatgatgatgatgatgatgatgatgatgatgatgatgatgatgggaGTGGTGGAAGTGTTGATGCCTACCAAATATAAGGCCACACTCCTTTAGGCCGACGTTTTGTATGGCGGTGGTAACCTCCTTGAGAGTTTGGAACTTGTCTGCAATTGTCCGGAACATGACTTTCTCGTCAACATCCTCACACTCGCTCATCGACTCCAGGAACACCGAACGCCTGTAATCGAGACGAAAGTTGCGTTTGAACGACGACTTTTCAGGTCACGAGTAAACACTCCCACCACCTTCCCTTCATCCCCCAAACCCGTTATAACCGTCGCTTTAGCAGTCCAGGACCTCcgcatgaaataaacatttttgtacaacaaaaaacaataacatttttttttctgtatagaAAAATAACCCCAGTTATTATTGTATAGAGGGATACTGGGTCATTTTAGTATGTCGTACCAGCCGCCTTGAACCAGGGACGGTGTTgcctgatattgtttaaaaattaaaatgttaaatgtggTAATAAGAGAGTGTTGCGAAACTTTAGTTGTACTTGTTCGTGTAGCCTGATTGCAGTTGACCTAATATTTGTCTTTCAAGGACGGATCCGATTGGAGAGGGGATTACTCAGGCACACAACTTTTTGACATCCGGCCGTCCCTACCAAAATGTTAGCACGGGAGTTGGggtatttttaatcaatatctagTCCGGAATGCGCGTATAGTATAACTGTTTTCTCCGATATTGCCATAAAGAGTAAACTTGGACTATTTTAGGGTGGTGCGCACCCTCCCCCTAAATTCGCTATTAGTGCCGGTAGGTTCACAAAACCCTGCATTAAAGCTGCTCCCAATGCTCATGATTTTGAAGATGACAGCACGGTCCACCTTGTATGAGCCGAAACGTCGTCAAACAAAATTccgtttttttaagaatttatgtagctgatatttattttattaagattttatttcagcATACGTACCACAAAACGTCATCTGGGCCGACAGCGCGTTACTATGTTGCATTTTATCCAGTTGTTTCTCGCTATGCTATGTCATGCTATGTTATGCTATTCTAATCAAGGCAGCAAATAGAAAGGTTTGCTCTTTCAAATGGTACCAATTAAAAATGTTGCAAGTAGTATAAAAAAGATGGGACCAGTCTACGTAATTATTAATCGTCCCTCGAACGTGTATGAAATAGATCACACATTGAACAAATTGTGAATCAACTAGATTGACACGCCGTGTCCATGatcagcattttttttgtatacgtGTTGCGAGAAAtatcttaaaggcctagtttaaggaatgtgtGGCATtttaatcccctgctgtgcatctgcactggtgtcacagtaggggccaatttcctgtgtattcgtttcaTTGTTCAGGGGCCTTTAGGGtccattttcattataaaacttCTAAatctgcacagcaggatacgcagatcggagatctgataagagggatcaaggcaagtagataaAGATTAATAAACAGAGGTTGAGTACTATACACAGTTGAGCGGTGGGGTGGGGGGGtaggtcacttatagaaggcttaaactgcATTCGCTAACACTCTAACTTTGTAGTTGTactctaacagattgaccgttttgacaacatttcttttgtcttgTAATAAaccaaattttgcgtaaatgtctgaaaaccagtgatacaagactgctgacaatagatcagatcgcagttattcatatttatgttcgaaaatcGCTATTTTATGGATAAAAGCGGTACTAACGCTTaatgaaaaatgagtttttcgggagttttccaaataattgtgATATGTTCTAATGTCAGTATTGGTTaaaaaatcagctgattctatgacaaaaactaaaaattgtcaaaactatcattctgtgagagtgcagctttaaggcgaCAGTTTTAGTCAGCTGCGGTTAAGCATAGCAAAGCTACCTTAAACAAGACGAAATCTTAAACAAATTCACGACTTGccttttaagtgatataagaccaTAGGCCATGTATAAACAATGAACTTAGCGTTGATTGAAAAGTGtgcatttatcaaaaaaagccttaaatgatattttaagatatcgttgagtgtattgaaatatttgctgtatactgtatttttgcaaatttgAAAAGCTACATGTTTTATACCTGTAGTTGATACGCGAATTTTAGTTTCATCAATAAACTCCACATCGAGGGgcgaaagcgaaaaggttctacctttttctttatttaatgtcacttagaaccttttcgcataaATCCATCGATATGTACAGAACATTTCACAATAATGTTATACATACTGAGTACATTACCATTCAAATTTGAGTTTAACCTTGTatacacataggttaatatagTCCATAATTATGAAGTGAGTTTAAAAACAACCCGTAAAACTCAGCATAATAATGGAGTGAGTTTTATAAAACGACCCGTAAAACTCAGCATAACTTGAAATGGAGTGAGTTTTAAAGTCAGATAAATGATGGAAGTTAATTCTAAATTAACCCTTTAAGCTTTAAACGCATTATCATTGAAACATAATCTATAACGTTTAAAATCTTACCTTCCAGATTTCCTACCTCCGACCTCGCCTGCCATATATTAAAgttgacaaaattcaaatcTCACTGAGTTGAACAATTCCTTTATCAAAAAGGAAGAAACAAATCCTTTCTTATCACGAAAGATAGGTTTTTGTCCAAAATCAGATACACTTTAAATCAACCGTTCAACATTTGTagcattgtttatattcaaaatactaTTGACAAttgagtttttttataatttcttaaGTTACAGAATTAACCAGAGCGAAATATTTAGCGAAAAATTAACTTTAAACTGTGTTTTAAGTTTAACACGGTAAAGACAAGATCGGTATTACATACCTGAtaagataaaagaaaaaaaacgtgacCTGTAACAGTGAAGTACGGAAGCGTATGTCGTACATACAGTGAATGTTGTTATGTAGAGCTGTCGGTTTGTTATGAAAGCGTATATCATAAATAGTGGTAACACTATCATGTGGTCTAGTCGGTTTGCTATGGAAGCGTTTATCATATAAACTGGTGATTTGGTCAGGAAGCCTAGTACTGATGACGTGGTCACGTAGTGTATTCGGCTTATTATGGAAGCGTATTAAGTATATACTGATGTTGTGTTCATGCAGTCttgtcggcttgttatggaagcgtatatcgtatatactgattaaGTGATCATGTCGTCttgtcggcttgttatggaagcgtataccgtatatactgattaaGTGATCATGTAgactagtcggcttgttatggaagcgtatatcgtatatactgatgacgtgttcatgtagtctagtcggcttgttatgaaagcgtatatcgtatatactgattaaGTGATCATGTAgactagtcggcttgttatggaagcgtatatcgtatatactgatgatgtgttcatgcagtctagtcggcttgttacggaagcgtatatcgtatatactgatggtGTGGTCAGTTAGTCTAGttggcttgttatggaagcgtatgtcgtatatactgatgatgtgttcatgcaGTCTAGTCGgtttgttatggaagcgtatatcgtatataatGTTGGTGTGGTCATgcagtctagtcggcttgttatggaagcgtttatcgtatatactgatgatgtggtcatgtagtctaCTCGGTTTGTTATgaaagcgtatatcgtatatacttaTTAGGTGATCATGtcgtctagtcggcttgttatggaagcctTTACCGTATATACTAATTAAGTGATCATGTAgactagtcggcttgttatggaagcgtttatcgtatatactgatgatgtgttcatgtagtctagtcggcttgttatggaagcgtataccgtatatactgatgatgtggtcatgtagaCTAGttggcttgttatggaagcgtataccgtatatactgatgatgttgTCATGTAgcctagtcggcttgttatggaagcgtataccgtatatactgatgatgtgatcatgtagtctagtcggcttgttatggaagcgtataccgtatatactgatgatgtgatcatttTGTCTAGttggcttgttatggaagcgtataccgtatatactgatgttgTGTTCATgcagtctagtcggcttgttatggaagcgtttatcgtatatactgatgatgtgttcatgtagactagtcggcttgttatggaagcgtataccgtatatactgatgatgtgttcgtgtagtctagtcggcttgttatggaagcgtataccgtatatactgatgatgtggtcatgaattccagtcggcttgttatggaagcgtataccgaataaactgatgatgtggtcatgtagtctagtcggcttgttatggaagcgtataccgtatatgcTGATGATTTGTtcatgtagtctagtcggcttgttatgaaGGCGTTTATGgtatatgctgatgatgtggtcatgtagtctagtcggcttgttatgaaGGCGTTTATGGTATATGCTGATGACGTGGTCATatagtctagtcggcttgttatggaagcgttcatggtatatactgatgatgtggtcatgtagtctagtcggcatgttatggaagcgtttatcgtatatactgatgatgtggtcatgtagtttagtcggcttgttatggaagcgtttatggtatatactgatgatgtgatcatgtagtttagtcggcttgttatggaagcgtataccgtatatactgatgatgtggtcatgtagtctagtcggtttattatggaagcgtatatcgtatatactgatggtgtggtcatgtagtctagtcggcttgttatggaagcgtatatcgtatacactgatgatgtggtcatgtagtctagtcggcttgttatggaagcgtatatcgtatatactgatgatgtgatcatgtagtctagtcggcttgttatggaagcgtttatcgtgtatactgatgatgtggtcatgtagtttagtcggcttgttatggaagcgtttatggtatatactgatgatgtgatcatgtagtttagtcggcttgttatggaagcgtataccgtatatactgatgatgtgttcatgtagtctagtcggtttattatggaagcgtatgtcgtatatactgatgatgagaTCATGTAGTCTACTCGgtttgttatggaagcgtatatcgtatatactgataatgtggtcatgtagtctaCTCGGTTTGTTATgaaagcgtatatcgtatatactgatgatgtggtcgTGTAGTCTAGTTGGCTTTTTATgaaagcgtataccgtataaaCTGATGATGTGTTCGTGTAgactagtcggcttgttatggaagcgtataccgtata
This genomic stretch from Mya arenaria isolate MELC-2E11 chromosome 10, ASM2691426v1 harbors:
- the LOC128204257 gene encoding copine family protein 2-like; the protein is MAGEVGGRKSGRRSVFLESMSECEDVDEKVMFRTIADKFQTLKEVTTAIQNVGLKECGLIFGIDYTLSNRMQGKDTYDGLSLHDVQPSRTNPYQEVICILGETLEPFDDDGIIPVYGFGDRIVKDKGIFPLKKDGECDGFMEVLDVYTEVTPSIKLGGPTNFAPLIRQAVDIVKDKRQYHILVIVADGQVTDEKENIQAIVEASEFPLSIVVIGVGDGPWDMMNDFDDKISERKFDNFQFVDFNKVKQGARNPQAAVALAALMEIPDQYKYIKDLGLLDKVV